A genomic segment from Acidobacteriota bacterium encodes:
- a CDS encoding HU family DNA-binding protein — translation MNKGDLIKKMATDAEIKQVQAAKAFSAMIDGIAEALKTGDRVTLVGFGTFKVATRKARTGLNPQTKKKMNIPARKVPKFTPGKGLKDKI, via the coding sequence ATGAACAAGGGTGATCTGATCAAGAAAATGGCCACTGACGCCGAGATCAAGCAGGTCCAGGCCGCCAAGGCCTTCTCCGCCATGATCGACGGCATCGCCGAGGCCCTCAAGACCGGCGACCGCGTGACCCTGGTGGGCTTCGGCACCTTCAAGGTTGCCACCCGCAAGGCCCGCACCGGCCTGAACCCCCAGACCAAGAAAAAGATGAACATCCCCGCCCGCAAGGTGCCCAAGTTCACGCCGGGAAAGGGACTGAAGGACAAAATCTGA
- a CDS encoding phosphotransferase translates to MEEILVGETGSGPFRDYLRRVFREETGAGEETAPVTEIGAGGSPRRFFRVGTYPRSLVGMWSPSPPSGPNGVTENESFLYVAGLFRRIGLPVPAVHRSDPERGWFVLEDAGPTLLHDLLGDTSRQAEAEDGYRRALEFLVILQRGAGDRFEPSKTHNPAYDGAFARRFESGYFEERFLAPWREGRIPGCGAGEGLPGAEGPAEALKADLDALAGDIDRMKTPFTVIHRDYQSTNLTVGPRGVYLLDFQGARLGPPQYDVASLLLDPYADLDPARQDRWMAFYLDAAERANTSFERATFATEFPRVAAHRLLQALGAYGFLALDRGKGRFLAHVPAAVNQLHRLVVKEPCLSRYPVFSALVRGLKRAFPTPAA, encoded by the coding sequence ATGGAGGAAATACTCGTCGGCGAAACGGGTTCGGGACCCTTCCGGGATTATCTCCGCCGGGTGTTCCGGGAGGAAACGGGAGCGGGGGAAGAGACGGCGCCCGTGACGGAAATCGGCGCCGGGGGCAGCCCCCGTCGATTTTTCAGGGTGGGGACCTACCCGCGGTCCCTCGTGGGGATGTGGAGCCCGAGCCCGCCCTCGGGGCCGAACGGCGTCACCGAGAACGAGAGTTTTCTCTACGTGGCTGGGCTGTTCCGTCGCATCGGGCTTCCCGTGCCGGCAGTGCACCGGTCCGACCCCGAACGGGGGTGGTTCGTCCTGGAGGACGCCGGTCCGACGCTGCTCCACGACCTTCTGGGAGACACTTCCCGGCAGGCTGAGGCGGAGGACGGTTACCGACGTGCCCTGGAATTTCTGGTGATCCTTCAGCGCGGGGCCGGCGACCGCTTCGAACCGTCGAAGACCCACAACCCGGCCTACGATGGCGCTTTCGCCCGACGGTTCGAATCGGGATACTTCGAGGAACGTTTCCTGGCGCCCTGGAGAGAGGGGCGGATCCCGGGGTGCGGGGCCGGGGAGGGACTTCCGGGCGCCGAGGGGCCGGCGGAAGCATTGAAAGCAGACCTGGACGCCCTGGCCGGGGACATCGACCGGATGAAGACCCCCTTCACGGTGATCCACCGGGACTATCAGAGCACCAACCTCACGGTGGGGCCCCGGGGGGTATACCTCCTCGATTTCCAGGGGGCGCGCCTCGGCCCGCCCCAGTACGACGTGGCTTCCCTTCTCCTGGACCCGTACGCGGACCTCGACCCTGCGAGGCAGGACCGGTGGATGGCTTTTTACCTGGACGCCGCCGAGCGGGCGAACACTTCCTTTGAACGGGCCACTTTCGCAACCGAGTTTCCCCGGGTGGCCGCGCACCGCCTTCTGCAAGCCCTCGGGGCCTACGGGTTCCTGGCGCTGGACAGGGGAAAGGGGCGTTTCCTGGCCCATGTTCCCGCCGCGGTCAACCAGCTCCACCGCCTGGTGGTCAAGGAGCCCTGCCTGTCACGATACCCGGTTTTCTCCGCCCTCGTGAGGGGCTTGAAACGGGCTTTCCCTACTCCAGCCGCGTGA
- a CDS encoding 30S ribosomal protein THX, translated as MGKGDQRTRRGKIYRGTNGKTRPKNTKKTPTPTR; from the coding sequence ATGGGAAAAGGTGACCAGAGAACGCGCCGGGGGAAGATCTACCGCGGCACCAACGGGAAGACCCGCCCCAAGAACACCAAGAAGACCCCGACCCCGACCAGGTGA
- a CDS encoding D-alanine--D-alanine ligase — protein MDTQTGKLKVGVFFGGRSGEHDVSLVSGTTVMEHLDKGKYDVYAIGIRRDGSLASPFEAEGMLRKPLPEVGKPFVYLRQAGDGRFLDILGRTEDGEDLDFDLFFPVLHGTFGEDGTLQGLLDMTGKPYAGCGVLGSSAGMDKDAQKLLFQASGLEVVPWLRFYRPEMEADREGVVGKAAAEIGFPCFVKPCRLGSSVGISKAHDPVELGAALDEAFDYDYKVLVEKGINAREIECSVLGNHEARTSPPGEIIPSREFYDYEAKYLDDHSRLLLPADLGDEAAAKVRDLAARAFLAVGAEGYARVDFLLDREGGTLYLSEINTIPGFTAISMFPKLWELAGLSLGDLLDELIRLALERHAWKAGLKTSRG, from the coding sequence ATGGATACGCAAACGGGAAAACTCAAGGTCGGGGTCTTTTTCGGGGGGAGGTCGGGCGAGCACGACGTCTCGCTGGTGTCCGGCACCACGGTCATGGAGCACCTCGACAAGGGCAAGTACGACGTTTACGCCATCGGCATCCGACGGGACGGCTCCCTGGCCTCCCCCTTCGAAGCCGAGGGGATGCTGCGAAAGCCGCTTCCGGAGGTGGGCAAGCCCTTCGTCTACCTCCGCCAGGCCGGTGACGGCCGTTTCCTGGACATCCTCGGGAGGACCGAGGACGGGGAGGACCTCGACTTCGACCTGTTCTTTCCCGTCCTGCATGGCACCTTCGGGGAGGACGGCACCCTCCAGGGGCTGCTGGACATGACCGGGAAGCCCTATGCGGGCTGCGGCGTCCTCGGTTCCTCCGCCGGGATGGACAAGGACGCCCAGAAGCTGCTCTTTCAGGCATCGGGACTGGAGGTCGTCCCCTGGCTTCGATTCTACCGGCCCGAAATGGAGGCGGACCGCGAGGGTGTCGTCGGGAAGGCGGCCGCGGAGATTGGGTTTCCCTGCTTCGTCAAGCCCTGCCGACTCGGCTCCAGCGTGGGGATCTCCAAGGCCCACGACCCGGTCGAGCTGGGCGCCGCCCTGGACGAGGCCTTCGACTACGACTACAAAGTCCTGGTGGAGAAGGGGATCAACGCCCGGGAGATCGAGTGCTCGGTCCTGGGCAACCACGAGGCCCGGACCTCGCCCCCCGGGGAGATCATCCCCTCCCGCGAGTTCTACGACTACGAGGCCAAGTACCTCGACGATCACTCCCGACTGCTTCTCCCGGCCGACCTCGGGGACGAGGCGGCGGCAAAGGTCCGGGACCTCGCTGCCCGGGCCTTCCTGGCGGTGGGCGCGGAAGGTTACGCTCGGGTGGACTTTCTGCTGGACCGGGAAGGGGGGACCCTCTATCTCAGCGAAATCAACACGATCCCCGGTTTCACCGCCATCAGCATGTTCCCGAAGCTCTGGGAGCTGGCGGGCCTGTCTCTCGGGGATCTCCTGGACGAACTGATCCGGCTGGCCCTGGAACGTCACGCCTGGAAGGCCGGGCTGAAGACCTCCCGCGGGTGA
- a CDS encoding insulinase family protein: MKHLRFLAIATLMTTFAAGGENVRIDVRTFKLDNGLQVIFAPRHDTPIVHSLVRYRVGSANESAGLTGMSHMLEHMMFKGTKELQTANYDLEQGPMQEQDQMFAQVLDIRTRAMMNRPVENSDEEIQKLLLKIKGLNVTLKIVTVQNDVDVATTQAGFSRLGADTSFDRTHYMEFFPSNCLEAWAYFESARMKEPVFREFYSERDVILEERRQTTETQPDGVMIERFLAAAFTAHSYRWDVIGWRSDIENYTRRDVAEYHRLYYAPNNAILVLVGDFQPGPAEALIRKYFGKIPAQDIPRPVAMTLEPPQLGEKRLTVTFEGTPRLMIGFHRPGFGHPDYPVLEMIDALLSRGRSSVLYKELTLGGKAAEFSTGIWEMKRYPGLFTVSAVAEKDVELSDLEKIILDALEKLKAQEVTARVLETARAKVTGQMLQRLNDREELAVVLAEGLDFSDDPFAFNDYLKLIQNVTAQDIQRVARQYFARENRTVAWMMPAAPEKEVKK; the protein is encoded by the coding sequence ATGAAGCACTTGCGTTTTCTGGCGATCGCGACCCTGATGACGACCTTCGCCGCCGGCGGGGAGAACGTCCGGATCGACGTGCGGACCTTCAAGCTCGACAACGGCCTGCAGGTCATCTTCGCCCCGCGCCACGACACGCCCATCGTCCACTCCCTGGTGCGCTACCGGGTGGGTTCGGCCAACGAGAGCGCCGGGCTGACGGGCATGTCGCACATGCTGGAGCACATGATGTTCAAGGGGACGAAGGAACTCCAGACGGCCAACTACGACCTGGAACAGGGGCCCATGCAGGAGCAGGACCAGATGTTCGCCCAGGTCCTCGACATCCGGACCCGGGCCATGATGAACCGGCCGGTGGAAAACTCCGACGAGGAGATCCAGAAACTCCTGCTCAAGATCAAGGGGCTCAACGTGACCCTGAAGATCGTCACCGTCCAGAACGACGTGGACGTGGCCACCACCCAGGCGGGTTTTTCCCGGCTGGGCGCCGACACCAGCTTCGACCGGACCCACTACATGGAGTTCTTCCCGTCCAACTGCCTGGAAGCCTGGGCCTACTTCGAGTCCGCCCGCATGAAAGAGCCCGTGTTCCGGGAGTTCTACTCCGAGCGGGACGTGATCCTCGAGGAACGCCGGCAGACCACCGAGACCCAGCCGGACGGCGTGATGATCGAGCGGTTCCTGGCCGCGGCCTTCACCGCCCACTCCTATCGCTGGGACGTCATCGGGTGGCGGTCGGACATCGAGAACTACACGCGCCGCGACGTGGCGGAGTACCACCGCCTCTACTACGCCCCCAACAACGCCATCCTCGTGCTGGTGGGCGACTTCCAGCCCGGTCCGGCCGAAGCCCTCATCCGGAAGTACTTCGGCAAGATCCCCGCCCAGGACATTCCCCGCCCCGTGGCCATGACCCTCGAGCCCCCGCAGTTGGGTGAAAAGCGGTTGACCGTGACCTTCGAGGGGACGCCGCGGCTGATGATCGGCTTTCACCGCCCCGGTTTCGGGCACCCGGACTACCCGGTCCTGGAGATGATCGACGCCCTCCTTTCCCGCGGGCGGAGCAGCGTCCTGTACAAGGAGCTGACCCTGGGCGGCAAGGCGGCCGAGTTCTCCACGGGGATCTGGGAGATGAAACGCTACCCCGGCCTCTTCACCGTCTCGGCCGTGGCGGAGAAGGACGTGGAACTGTCGGACCTCGAGAAGATCATCCTGGACGCCCTCGAGAAACTCAAGGCCCAGGAAGTGACCGCGCGGGTCCTCGAAACCGCCCGGGCCAAGGTCACCGGGCAGATGCTGCAACGGCTCAACGACCGGGAGGAACTCGCCGTCGTCCTGGCGGAGGGGCTCGACTTCTCCGACGACCCCTTCGCCTTCAACGATTACCTCAAGCTGATCCAGAACGTCACGGCCCAGGACATCCAGCGGGTCGCCCGGCAGTATTTCGCCCGGGAGAACCGCACCGTGGCCTGGATGATGCCGGCCGCCCCCGAGAAGGAGGTGAAGAAGTGA
- a CDS encoding PhoH family protein has product MSAQSAEFLLAKQKESLKLLESLYNVDIHLRGNVLTIQGADEDVGAAHRVLSEFSSLVADGHTLDGETVRRAFREIADNTGLSLRDFIVKRASIRAGHRVIQPKTANQTAYVNEILAHDLVFAIGPAGTGKTFLAVAVAVAHLLEKKVYKIILTRPAVEAGEKLGFLPGDMQEKVNPYLRPLYDALYHMLDYEKVQKLLEKEIIEIAPLAFMRGRTLSDSFIILDEAQNTTPEQMKMFLTRIGPGSKVVVTGDITQIDLPFGKTSGLVQARDILRDIRGIRFCYFTDKDVVRHSLVQLIINAYSRYAEQALAAGNGE; this is encoded by the coding sequence CTGAGCGCCCAGAGCGCCGAATTCCTCCTGGCGAAACAGAAGGAGAGCCTCAAACTCCTCGAGTCGCTCTACAACGTGGACATCCACCTTCGTGGCAACGTGCTGACCATCCAGGGGGCGGACGAGGACGTCGGGGCCGCCCACCGGGTCCTCTCGGAGTTCTCCTCCCTGGTGGCGGACGGTCACACCCTGGACGGGGAGACGGTCCGCCGGGCCTTCCGGGAAATCGCCGACAACACCGGGCTTTCCCTGCGGGACTTCATCGTCAAGCGCGCCTCCATCCGGGCGGGTCACCGGGTCATCCAGCCCAAGACAGCCAACCAGACCGCCTACGTCAACGAGATCCTCGCCCACGACCTCGTCTTCGCCATCGGGCCGGCGGGCACGGGAAAAACCTTTCTCGCCGTGGCGGTGGCCGTGGCCCACCTGCTGGAGAAGAAGGTCTACAAGATCATCCTGACCCGGCCCGCGGTGGAGGCTGGTGAGAAGCTGGGTTTTCTCCCCGGCGACATGCAGGAGAAAGTCAACCCCTACCTCCGGCCTCTCTACGACGCCCTTTACCACATGCTGGACTACGAGAAGGTACAGAAGCTGCTGGAGAAGGAGATCATCGAGATCGCCCCGCTGGCCTTCATGCGGGGCCGGACCCTCAGCGACTCCTTCATCATCCTGGACGAGGCCCAGAACACCACGCCCGAACAGATGAAGATGTTCCTGACCCGCATCGGGCCCGGCTCCAAGGTGGTGGTGACGGGGGACATCACCCAGATCGACCTGCCCTTCGGCAAGACCTCGGGGCTCGTCCAGGCACGGGACATCCTGCGGGACATCCGGGGGATCCGTTTCTGCTACTTCACGGACAAGGACGTGGTCCGCCACTCCCTGGTCCAGCTCATCATCAACGCCTACAGTCGTTACGCCGAGCAGGCCCTTGCCGCCGGGAACGGGGAGTGA
- a CDS encoding insulinase family protein translates to MRLRAGALAAVLLFSLSVRAEMPENVSKGSKVLLKLASAPLDWKIPVEGVNYRKVTSASGLKFYLKPDDTVPMVTVHCRVGAGAVFETDRTPHTAKVTARMVRECGSAGMTTETMEATLDFYAGQFEMECGPDWVTIDGSIPSRHLESLIKILAGVLSSPGFSEERLKFVLKRMQAEDAAASDDPFYVCRKKFYNLLYPKHPYGYIFALDGIEKVTLEDVKKFYTDWYCPANIAIAVTGDFKEKDFLALWDQYYQGAPPNRELIIPRPPRPSPVPGVYLVQRNVNQSSIYFGVLLPEEVRPEIPLLNLVNHVTGGGDFASRFTQQVRDREGLAYRVDSLLNTDFLGNFAYVARCRTKTESTERAIDAMLWILDIFRQGKFTDGEFQAGKSALRTSVARKFTSVMELLKVFMTLDLLGRPYAFIDEYPAKVMAITPEQLKEMAVKCFDVSRMVYVVVGDVKEMDKLKKLGPVTRLE, encoded by the coding sequence GTGAGACTCCGTGCCGGGGCCCTCGCGGCCGTCCTCCTGTTCTCCCTGTCCGTCCGGGCCGAGATGCCCGAGAACGTCAGCAAGGGGTCGAAGGTCCTCCTCAAGCTGGCGTCCGCGCCCCTCGACTGGAAAATCCCCGTGGAAGGGGTCAACTACCGGAAGGTCACGTCGGCGTCGGGGCTGAAATTCTACCTCAAACCCGACGACACGGTCCCCATGGTGACCGTTCACTGCCGGGTGGGCGCCGGCGCCGTCTTCGAGACGGACCGCACCCCGCACACCGCGAAGGTCACCGCCCGGATGGTCCGGGAGTGCGGCAGCGCCGGCATGACCACCGAGACCATGGAAGCCACCCTGGACTTCTACGCCGGCCAGTTCGAGATGGAGTGCGGCCCCGACTGGGTCACCATCGACGGGTCCATCCCCTCCCGTCACCTGGAATCCCTGATCAAGATCCTGGCCGGCGTCCTCTCCAGCCCCGGCTTCAGCGAGGAGCGTCTGAAGTTCGTCCTCAAGCGGATGCAGGCGGAAGACGCCGCCGCGTCGGACGACCCCTTTTACGTCTGCCGGAAGAAATTCTACAACCTGCTGTACCCGAAACACCCCTACGGCTACATCTTCGCCCTCGACGGGATCGAGAAGGTCACCCTCGAGGACGTGAAGAAGTTCTACACGGACTGGTACTGCCCCGCCAACATCGCCATCGCCGTCACCGGCGACTTCAAGGAGAAGGACTTCCTGGCCTTGTGGGATCAGTACTACCAGGGAGCGCCCCCCAACCGCGAACTGATCATACCCAGGCCGCCCCGCCCCAGCCCCGTTCCGGGCGTTTACCTTGTCCAGCGGAACGTCAACCAGAGTTCCATCTACTTCGGCGTCCTCCTTCCCGAGGAGGTAAGGCCCGAGATCCCGCTGCTCAACCTCGTCAACCACGTCACCGGCGGCGGCGACTTCGCCTCGCGGTTCACCCAGCAGGTGCGGGACCGGGAAGGGCTCGCCTACCGGGTGGACTCCCTCCTGAACACCGACTTCCTCGGGAATTTCGCCTACGTCGCCCGTTGCCGGACCAAAACCGAGTCCACGGAGCGGGCCATCGACGCCATGCTCTGGATCCTGGACATCTTCCGCCAGGGCAAGTTCACCGACGGGGAGTTCCAGGCAGGGAAAAGCGCCCTCCGGACCAGCGTCGCAAGAAAATTCACCTCCGTCATGGAACTGCTCAAGGTCTTCATGACCCTGGACCTTCTCGGGCGCCCCTACGCTTTCATCGACGAGTACCCCGCGAAAGTCATGGCCATCACGCCCGAACAGCTCAAGGAGATGGCCGTGAAGTGCTTCGACGTCTCCCGCATGGTCTACGTCGTCGTGGGCGACGTCAAGGAGATGGACAAGCTGAAGAAACTCGGGCCGGTCACGCGGCTGGAGTAG
- the dnaA gene encoding chromosomal replication initiator protein DnaA yields the protein MTDHWLQILDRLKTEVDEECFRTWFSETGLVKVSDDEIIVKVPSRYYKEWITESFSDMLQDIQRKLSIDRFRLKFVVDSESDANGYIRPEKVPAPGDGILAPIGDARLNPKYRFDTFVVGPCNQFPHAVAMAVVEKPFFTYNPVYFYGGVGLGKTHLMHAIGHTILHNNPHLKLVYISSERFMNEMINCIRHDKMLDFREKYRNIDVLLIDDIQFIAGKAQTQMEFFHTFNALYDNQKQIIISSDCHPKDIAKLEERLSSRFEWGIIADIEPPDLETRIAILQKKAEAENVVFPYDVLYYIADNLRSNVRELEGSLIRLIAYSSLTGESVNLALAKRVLTNITPPEQRVVTVDRVLKTVANYFKIKVQDIQSKNNSRSVSHPRHLAMYLTRQLTDYSLPKIGEAFGGKDHTTVLHAIKKIEKNKEKDMELRTVINKLTNLIR from the coding sequence ATGACGGATCACTGGCTTCAGATTCTCGACAGGCTCAAGACGGAAGTCGACGAGGAGTGTTTCAGAACCTGGTTTTCAGAGACCGGGCTGGTGAAAGTGTCCGATGACGAGATCATCGTGAAGGTCCCCAGCCGCTACTACAAGGAGTGGATCACGGAGAGCTTCTCGGACATGCTCCAGGACATCCAGCGGAAGCTCTCCATCGACCGTTTCCGACTCAAGTTCGTGGTGGACAGCGAGAGCGACGCCAACGGCTACATCCGCCCGGAGAAAGTCCCCGCGCCCGGGGACGGCATCCTCGCCCCGATCGGCGACGCGAGACTGAACCCGAAGTATCGATTCGACACCTTCGTGGTGGGTCCGTGCAACCAGTTTCCCCACGCGGTGGCCATGGCCGTGGTGGAGAAGCCCTTCTTCACCTATAACCCGGTCTACTTTTACGGCGGGGTGGGCCTGGGCAAGACGCACCTGATGCACGCCATCGGTCACACGATCCTCCACAACAACCCCCATCTGAAGCTGGTCTACATCTCCTCCGAACGCTTCATGAACGAGATGATCAACTGCATCCGCCACGACAAGATGCTCGACTTCCGGGAGAAATACCGCAACATCGACGTCCTCCTCATAGACGACATCCAGTTCATCGCGGGGAAGGCCCAGACCCAGATGGAGTTCTTCCACACCTTCAACGCGCTCTACGACAACCAGAAACAGATCATCATCAGCAGCGACTGTCACCCCAAGGACATCGCCAAACTCGAGGAACGCCTTTCTTCCCGCTTCGAGTGGGGGATCATCGCCGACATCGAACCCCCTGACCTCGAGACGCGAATCGCCATACTCCAGAAAAAGGCGGAAGCCGAAAACGTGGTTTTCCCCTACGACGTTCTCTACTACATCGCCGACAACCTGCGTTCCAACGTCCGGGAACTCGAAGGTTCCCTCATTCGGCTCATCGCCTACTCGTCGCTGACCGGGGAGAGTGTCAACCTGGCCCTGGCCAAGCGGGTGCTCACCAACATCACCCCGCCCGAACAGCGTGTCGTCACCGTTGACCGGGTCCTGAAAACGGTTGCCAACTACTTCAAGATCAAGGTGCAGGACATCCAGTCGAAGAACAACTCCCGAAGCGTTTCCCACCCGCGTCACCTGGCCATGTACCTGACCCGCCAGCTCACGGATTATTCCCTCCCCAAAATCGGGGAGGCTTTCGGCGGCAAGGACCACACCACGGTCCTGCACGCCATCAAGAAGATCGAAAAGAACAAGGAAAAGGACATGGAACTGCGCACGGTCATCAACAAGTTGACCAACCTGATCCGATAG
- the dnaN gene encoding DNA polymerase III subunit beta translates to MRIRAKRSELLNELSYIIPIVEKSAKSAKMPILSHILVRADGPGKPILLAGSDMDLCVTTTCAAEVDEPGGLAVPAREFSDIIRLMPEKTDISIVKDVQDRIVIQSGKAKFKLVFLPDETFPEIPEMKGAPIQIPADILRKMLQMTVFSTSFQEQARFTLNGVLIVINRNYIKMVSTDGHRMSYVETTKHFETIENEIKIILPKKTVGELLKLLQGSKAEVTFTHDENRLFFRFENKFLVSRMLAGQFPNFDMVIPRNLVSHIKLDVGALKEAILRANILTDVESKRVLFRLEKDSLILRSENQSRGEAEEDISVSYQGDPTELGFNSQYLLEFLNVLEVPEVSFDFTGPQSPSLFRPVNELDFTYKYVVMPMSM, encoded by the coding sequence ATGAGAATACGGGCAAAGCGCAGCGAACTCCTCAACGAGCTTTCCTACATCATCCCCATCGTGGAGAAAAGCGCCAAGTCGGCGAAGATGCCGATCCTGTCCCACATCCTGGTTCGCGCGGACGGACCGGGAAAACCCATCCTGCTGGCCGGGAGCGATATGGACCTCTGCGTCACCACGACCTGCGCGGCGGAGGTGGATGAACCGGGGGGGCTGGCCGTTCCCGCCAGGGAGTTTTCGGACATCATCCGCCTCATGCCGGAAAAGACCGACATCTCCATCGTGAAGGACGTCCAGGACCGGATCGTCATTCAGTCGGGGAAGGCGAAGTTCAAGCTGGTTTTCCTCCCGGACGAGACCTTCCCCGAGATCCCCGAGATGAAGGGGGCACCCATCCAGATCCCGGCCGACATCCTCCGGAAAATGCTGCAGATGACGGTGTTCTCCACGTCCTTCCAGGAACAGGCCCGGTTCACCCTGAACGGTGTGCTCATCGTCATCAACCGGAACTACATCAAGATGGTGTCCACCGACGGCCACCGGATGTCCTACGTGGAGACCACCAAACACTTCGAGACCATCGAAAACGAGATCAAGATCATCCTCCCGAAGAAAACGGTGGGCGAACTGCTGAAACTCCTTCAGGGAAGCAAGGCGGAAGTCACCTTCACCCACGACGAGAACCGGCTCTTCTTCCGTTTCGAGAACAAGTTCCTGGTTTCCCGGATGCTGGCGGGGCAGTTCCCCAACTTCGACATGGTCATCCCCCGCAACCTGGTCAGCCACATCAAGCTGGACGTGGGGGCTCTCAAGGAGGCGATCCTGAGGGCCAACATCCTCACGGACGTGGAGTCGAAACGGGTGTTGTTCAGGCTGGAAAAGGACAGCCTCATCCTGCGGAGCGAGAACCAGAGCCGCGGGGAGGCCGAGGAGGATATCTCCGTCTCCTACCAGGGCGACCCCACGGAACTGGGGTTTAACAGCCAGTACCTCCTGGAGTTCCTGAACGTTCTGGAGGTCCCCGAAGTGAGTTTCGACTTCACGGGGCCGCAGTCGCCCAGCCTGTTCCGGCCCGTCAACGAGCTGGATTTCACCTACAAGTATGTCGTCATGCCCATGTCCATGTGA